The following nucleotide sequence is from Aedes aegypti strain LVP_AGWG chromosome 3, AaegL5.0 Primary Assembly, whole genome shotgun sequence.
AATAGTAGAGGAAAGTGAGGAAATTCGATTGCAACTGTTGGAACAGCTAGAAGCAATCGTCCGGAAGTATGCCGATCCGGATGGAAGTTCTGGTGATCCGTTACTAAAATCCTACGACAATTTGATCGATATTCTGGTGAAAACACTGAAAGATCCCTTTCCGGCCGCACAAAAGCAGAGTTGTGAGCTGGTGAAGCTACTGGCCGAATCCACGCCTAGTATGCATTATCGGGCAGAAGCGTTGGTAACCCCAGCATCCGGAGTGCTAAAACACCGTCATTCGGCCAATAGGATTGCAGCCGTTGAAGCGTTGGGTGTCCTGGCGTTGAACATTCACGCAAACTCGGAGAAGATCGTGCAGATCATCGTGGACATATCGCCGCTGTTGATGGATGGTGTTCCGTACGTTAGGAGAGCTTGTGGCCGCGTGGGATGTTTGATGCTGCTCAAGCTGCGGGACCGGTACTCGTTCTTTTATCGGATACTGCCGCTGGTTTTGAACTGGTAAGAAATTGACTTCAAGTAGAGTGATTCAATGTCACATTAAGTTGGTAAAAAGTATTAGATGATACATTGAATTTCAAATACTTTAAATGTTTCACCATTAGATATTATATGCAACTCATTAGTATcataccaggaaggaagcttcagaatcattttcaaaatttaattttgaattctttgcaaagatttcttcctggtattacaacagctagtccatattggtacagcatacaccatggctggcctgaatatcaaaagcttgttcttccctcttcttggttatgcgaccttgccgcgatgggagggcataatccattagcccatatgatggaaaccaaaggcgtaacctgtagtggtagtatcacattttggcattttttgcttaaagccgcgtcataattcatatggcatagaagcaataatatctcggatgtgatccaacggacattctgcgtcattgatagaattgatgcccatttcaaataattaatctattcgaagtggacatcaatactattggtgacgttcagtttgccttttgctaaccagaatgatccgctagctagctagacacatcgttatcatatacgacgtagggaatacttaggaactcctaggaaaatgactagtagattcactgtgtagaaataagtggcgacaatcttattttaatatggtttttacattgccataataagaaatacctcatttgtaacagcggtataaataatctaattcaagtttaattttcgcaaaatttactagtagaaagtaggcgttgtgaagcattgcatttgccaccgaaaagtgaatcttgtaggagactgtaatagaagcctaaggtaactttactcttcaatattcactataaaaatgactatggaaagcaAGACGccgagatcgatcattagggtacacttgctagttacgaaaaattgttgaacagacaaggaaagcgacttttttcttaagggatatatgaacgtaatgaccaataaatacttttaacaacagaAAACGAAATTacctagaactactactaaacagcctaattttacttacgtaaaagacaggagtaatcataatagcacttgaatgacaaattattcaaaaccatttcgactagacagaatggagttcaagatcttatACTAAaccccccaaattcggaacaactgaccacaattggcggcactctttgtttcctcagtTGAATCAGATgatgcttcgatttgatgttcggaaaatttgtctaaatcatcgaactgattgttcatttcaatctggctaaaatattaacgtcccataaaaaaatataaaatttccatataaaatgcaaaatttgccagtaaagaaacaagggtaaaatcaacagaaaagtttaaaatttccataaaaaaataaagaagtgcatagaaaaaacaaaattttccataaataaaaaaaatttgagcaataaatagattcaaaagtgcagtagaatcgacaataatctcactaaaaaatgtcgaattttccatttaaaaacctcaaaatgtccctattttcttcacaaaaagcaagaaataattataaattttccacaaaaaaagccaaaatttgcaatatataaataataattcgcccgcaataaatcaaaaatttccattcaaaaaatcaaagatagcaatagcagtaaatgcaaagttgcaataaacaaacccaactgagcaattcaaaatgacaatcaatacatgaaaatgttgtagaaaattccaatatttaagtaaaactttccataaaaataacgtaattttccaataatgagtaataatgtgtgtaatggatttcataaattttcagtcaaactgaagcattgttttcacaattggagctaattagtcgtcgtatgtagatgtagtaattgcattttagagttcgacaattaattacgtaagaatttaggggaggggagagtggggagattggccgggtttgaaaaaaaaaaaaaattcttgccatatagaaaaaaaataatgtttcatacaaaaatcatacatggaggggaggcgaggtttcgaaaaatcacaaaaaaatgttttttaatacaccccatcgttaggcgctacaattttaattatttcggcaaagttgaaatgaaacatgaagtgggtgatgaggtacaaaagtagcgttacagcatgcttaaccatatttgtagtactgagacaacccactagatctaaaaatgaacctattagaagatactttaaaaagcgttatgttcgtatgcaaataaaaaaaaatatttaggaaaaaactcatcaatcgaagtatacacatttctgcaactgctgtgggcagttactttactgatgcttagtttgtaaacaccagttccctagctggtggggcatgagagcataagcttctaccatcaatgtagttggacataacccaagcagtgacataagtgttcctaatattggaagattagatatcccatgttccatgtttcatttcaactttgccgaaataagtaaaattgtagcgcctaacgatggggtgtattaaaaaacatttttttttgtgatttttcgaaacctcgcctcccctccatgtatcattttttgtatgaaacattaattttttctatatggcaagaaatattttttcaaacccggtcaatctccccgctctcccctcccctaaattcttacgtaattaattatcaaactctaaaatgcaatttctacatctacatacagtattggacaaaacatttgcaactttttcgattttccatacaaaatgaccaactttggtaagttagatctcagttatttatggaccgattcgagtGAAACTtttacagaacatcagatgtaacttgaattttaacataaatttttgaataatttttccaatcacgagtttataagtaataacgatttgactaaagtgtaattttcgacgaaaaattcaaaacttattatctcaaaatctgatagccttccacaaaaactgtcttcagcaaacttattcatctcgtcaaaatctacaactttgctgaacatacgatgaagctattccttcaatatgttaagttatgtcaattatgaaaaatcgtcaaaaaattcactttagtatagccgttactgctttttaacttgtgattggaaaaaacactcaaaaatatatgttaaagttcaagttatgtctgatattctgtgaaaatttcattcaaatcggaccataaataactgagatatagtttatcaaagttggtcattttgtatggaaaatcgaaaaagttgcaaatgttttgtccaatagtATATGTACGACGACTAactagctccaattgtgaaaacaatgcttcagtttgactgaaaatttatgaaatccattacacacattattactcattattggaaaattgcgttatttttatggaaagttttacttaaatattggaatcttctacaacattttcatgtattgattgtcattttgaattgctcagttgggtttgtttattgcaactttgcattgactgctattgctatctttgattttttgaatggaaatttttgatttattgtgggcgaattattatttatttattgcaaattttggctttttttgtggaaaatttataattatttcttgctttttgtgaagaaaatagggacattttgaggtttttaaatggaaaattcgatattttttagtgagattattgtcgattctactgcacttttgaatctatttattgctcaatatttttttatttatggaaaattttgttttttctatgcacttctttatttttttatggaaatttgtaacttttctgttgattttacccttgtttctttactggcaaattttgcattttttatggaaattttatatttttttatggaacgattaattgtctgccaTTTCAATCTTCTACGAAATCAAGCTCGCATTCCTGGTTTTCCTTTGGAACCagatcttcttcttcgtcttgttcttcttcttggcattaacgtcctcacggggacagagcctgcttctcagcttagtgttcttatgagcacttccacagttatcaactgagagctttctttgccaaagttgccattttagcattcgataacgtgtggcaggtacaatgatactctatgcccagggaagtcaagtaaatttccattacgaaaagatcctggaccgaccgggattcgaacagagacaccttcagcatggctttgcattgtagtcgcggactctaactactcggcttaGGAGCCTTGGAGCCAGATCTACTCTGCGTATTTTATCCGAGTAAGCTATAGTAACTTTGTAGTTTTGAACGAGTTCACTTTTccaattacagtcgactctccacatctagatgttctacatctcgatagctctccctatgtcgatgatggCTTCGATCCCTTCATTCTGCACACGATTTCtctttccatatctcgatatcctccttatctcgatctccatatctcgatgtgtttctgttgattttctttccatatgtcgatatgaataATTAGATAATGtctaaggttactagaccaaatttgagcgattcagaacaatttggaaacttgaaattaagtttgtttgtttattattttcctagtaacagAGTGAtattcaatctagtgttcattaaattaatgttctttgtctcgatctctccctatctcgatggtcccttcgatatcgagatgtggagaggcgactgtagatGACTTTATCTATAACACATCGTTCGATTTGCCTCGCACCTTGCTTTGTCAAATTTGGACATTGCGCCACAATACTATTTAACGTCTGTGAAGTATGTATAATAAAAGACGATAACAATTACTTTTATACGACtagagcgggaatcgaacccactcttcgtggcacaatacgcctaaacgactgacgccgcaaaccgtacggctacgaagcccgacaaatcttactcgatattctgaagaaatttaagataaaactttcatatttatctaatatttttttttgatactacacaaattttggaatatttaaGATGGTTGAATTTCGAATTCGCAAaccaaaaacatttaaaaaaatgtaaaagtatTGGATATTTACTATAAATATACGCTGGGAATGTTTAAAGCATATCATTTTTCTGAGATAAGGTGCCGCGGTGTAAGTGGGGTAAGTGAACATAACTTGTTTCTTTACTTCTTTTCTAAGTTGCcttctctaaaaatttcaaacgGAAATAAATAAGATTGTGGAATAAATTCGATGTGGACCTCAAAAAAGCTAAATTGTATCATCATAAAAAGTATTTTAATAGTGATTGAATCTTTGTCTGCTCTTTAAGAAGCCATGTGCTAGCGAGGTTCGCAATTATCTGAGAAAAACAGATCGTGCTGAATATTTAGAAAAACACTTTACTCAAAACATTGAAGggtagaaatcatggaacttcttgTAAAGATGCAACCAAACTTTACGATATTACGGTGTCTACACAAAACCTTGTATGATCAATGCCCTTAAGGGTTAATATCCTTTAATTATCCTCTCAACTCTTTGTGAACTGTTCAACAAAGACTTAATCCATTAAAAACAACGTTAAACAATATCTAAGTTTTACCAAACCTTAACTTGTTTGTCATGCCTCACTGGGGTGCTGACTTTGCCCCAACAACAATCTTCGACTAAGAAATGTCCAACAACTATAAAATTTCACTACGTCATACAGAATTTCTCACCATTTAATTCGGTTTTACGCAATAATTGAATATCTTacgagaatgaaaaaaaaaataaaataaatgaatattgCTTACTAAACTGCTAAAAAATGCGAATAATAGAAGAAAAATATGACCTTTATCATGTACTAAACAAGTATGTTGAATTTGATATATCATTTGATAGTTTTTACCTAGTCCATGTGAAAACAGTGCCCTAAACGAAATATCAGAATGCATTATCTTATTTCTATTTCATTTTTCAGCTTAACCGATGACACAGCGGAAGTTCGCGATGATATTCTTGTTCGTTGGCAGGAAGCCGGTGAACTATATTACAAGGAAAATGAGACTGAATTGGCAAAAGCGAAGCTGATCGACAAAGTCCCTGCCAACTACCCAACCGAGTATGATCGCCCTACACTACCTTGCCGAGCGATTGTCCAACGTAGTCTGAGAATCGTCAATCTTGTACTACATGAAATGGAGGAATGGAAAGAGGACATAAGGCTGCATGCCACGAAACTGTTGAAAATAGTGGTTTTGCACGCCGAAAAGacattttccactttgttcATGGAAGTAAATCCCGTGCTTTGTAAAACATGCATGGATTCGGACAAAGATGTTGCTGCTGAAGCATTGAAAGTGGCTCAACTCTGCGGAATATTGTTAGACTACGAAACGTGGAGCAAACACGCACTAACAGAGTTCTCAAAATTCTATACCCTTGGTCACTTGAAGTGCCTTAACGCAATGTATCAGTCCTCTGGAGTGGAGAGATTCAAGGATATAACAAAAATTGTCAGCCTTTTAACAGACACCGAGGTTTGCCATCAGCTAAAAGAAAGCTATCAACAAGAGTTATTGAGTTTTTCGGAAGCACTAGTCTGCGATTTCCATCGCGTGTTCACCGCTAATGAAATCGAAGGACTCGCCAACGAATCGGACCGTGTAAGCACAGAAAAAATGCTCTACACTGTTATTCTAAAGTCGGCAGCCTTTGCCTACGAAGATTCCCAAGCCATCCGAGACCGGGCATTGCAAGTGCTGGCCAAGCTCAACCCAGACACGGAACAGCTACACGAACATCATCTGGCAGACGTCATCAATTCACTGGAGAATCTTGAATCATCCAACTCCGATGCAGCGGAAAGCATTCTACTGTTGGCAGGGATAGTGTTCGTTTGCGGTTTCCGCCGGCCGTACGATGATGcgcttcgcaaagcactgggaACGGCCCTCGAGCACGCGATTCCACAGGGGAAAATCAAACTTTTCAGTTCGATATCTATCGTGAGTATCGCCTGCCAGCGAAGGCTAATTGATTGCACAGATTGGGACTTTTAatcttttcgtttttttttgtttctgtgaTATAAATCATGCTGTCTAACTTTCGTATCGCTTCGTGTCACGTTTTTTCTCCTCCACACCAGGCAATGTTACGGTGGAATGAAACTATGTGTGGCTCTCCAGAAGAACAAACGCCATTGTTGCAGGAATTCATGACAGGTAAGAAAAGAAAAGTGATGTGTAATATTTAGCTTGACTTATTTTTTAGTAGGATATGATTTCGGCAgtatgattttcttgaaagatGGATTTGTATTAtaaacaaggctggtagcggATTATATGGATAGtttaaccaaagacaaattaaagacccccatgtcccttgcagttgcccaaaattttatggctcataaggtaatctagaatgccgttcaaagtgtactgcgatctgtcaaacttgggtaccttttgcactaccgagggaccaaatgcagtactagaagtggtactcaatctaagcccgagtgtgacggacctggtttaACGATAAGTTCCATTATAAGTCTTGGTACAATGAGTAACatataaaaattactttttttttcacgttacacccgattctgtttttgcacgggggatgcgtaccgtgcaaaaaaaagttctcagttcaaaatttcgagaaccgtgcaaaaaaagtacaatgatcccacgcagttgaatcacccacaatttatgaatcagctgatttcaaaagataaaattattatcaaactagtcaca
It contains:
- the LOC5576334 gene encoding dynein assembly factor 5, axonemal, coding for MTENELKTEMETFCANVQNPERMVRQRAIKDLLDFVYRKLPREEAPAVFDATYLHILRCYADRFEIIRNLAITVVGELLEKLPANEFYLGYIVPVIARRIGQAEIVEESEEIRLQLLEQLEAIVRKYADPDGSSGDPLLKSYDNLIDILVKTLKDPFPAAQKQSCELVKLLAESTPSMHYRAEALVTPASGVLKHRHSANRIAAVEALGVLALNIHANSEKIVQIIVDISPLLMDGVPYVRRACGRVGCLMLLKLRDRYSFFYRILPLVLNCLTDDTAEVRDDILVRWQEAGELYYKENETELAKAKLIDKVPANYPTEYDRPTLPCRAIVQRSLRIVNLVLHEMEEWKEDIRLHATKLLKIVVLHAEKTFSTLFMEVNPVLCKTCMDSDKDVAAEALKVAQLCGILLDYETWSKHALTEFSKFYTLGHLKCLNAMYQSSGVERFKDITKIVSLLTDTEVCHQLKESYQQELLSFSEALVCDFHRVFTANEIEGLANESDRVSTEKMLYTVILKSAAFAYEDSQAIRDRALQVLAKLNPDTEQLHEHHLADVINSLENLESSNSDAAESILLLAGIVFVCGFRRPYDDALRKALGTALEHAIPQGKIKLFSSISIAMLRWNETMCGSPEEQTPLLQEFMTDLISPYLIWAAGRSAESVRAMATACFCAMSQGVENEIFITLLPRELKTLAGLIEDNSIATRAYALRTLLAMGALDFENLKLIAYAVVSRLDDPSSEVREMAARCLGRLQLSAGNSDDDDSSARARWEDTLKPIISTMFLHLENPELKLRAAILESLGRLVVHHHSLIKGLANEVAEGCPYKKDLDNILVHQ